A region of Culicoides brevitarsis isolate CSIRO-B50_1 chromosome 1, AGI_CSIRO_Cbre_v1, whole genome shotgun sequence DNA encodes the following proteins:
- the LOC134830952 gene encoding protein NipSnap isoform X1 — MSQLTRNLTKSFNLYQSFRAFSTSSVCQARDQGWLNNLFVRKIEPTKESHSSKLSDKEIIYELHTHNVRSDSMDKYLANYKQTVDFVRSQEATANCELVGSWSVTVGDLDQCVHLYKYTGGFERVDNFHNNVWTHPDYKKLAKERGNMLRARHLQYLLAFSFWPEITPRAGKNIYEIRSYKLQPGTMIEWSNNWARAIKHRAENDGPFAGFFSQIGRLYNVHHIWCYPSLQARKETRESAWKMPGWDECVAYTVPLINDMHTRICVPTEFSPTQ, encoded by the exons ATGTCACAATTAACGCGTAATTTGACGAAATCTTTCAATTTGTATCAGAG TTTCAGGGCATTTTCGACGTCTAGCGTGTGCCAGGCGAGGGACCAAGGATGGCTGAACAATTTATTTGTGCGAAAAATCGAGCCGACAAAGGAAAGTCACTCGAGCAAGTTGTCCGACAAAGAAATCATTTATGAATTGCATACGCATAACGTACGTTCCGACTCTATGGACAAATATTTGGCGAAtta taaacaaACTGTGGATTTTGTGAGATCGCAAGAAGCAACGGCAAATTGTGAGTTGGTTGGTTCGTGGTCCGTGACGGTTGGCGACTTGGATCAATGTGTGCATCTGTACAAGTACACGGGAGGCTTTGAGCGCGTCGATAATTTCCATAATAATGTGTGGACACATCCGGATTACAAGAAATTGGCGAAGGAACGTGGAAATATGTTGCGTGCGCGTCACTTGCAATATTTGTTGGCGTTCAGTTTTTGGCCGGAAATTACTCCGCGTgccggaaaaaatatttatgagattCGTTCGTACAAGTTGCAACCGGGAACGA tGATCGAATGGAGCAACAACTGGGCTCGCGCCATCAAGCATCGCGCAGAAAATGACGGACCCTTCGCTGGATTCTTCTCCCAAATTGGTCGCTTGTACAACGTTCATCACATTTGGTGCTATCCAAGCTTACAAGCGCGCAAGGAAACTCGTGAATCCGCCTGGAAAATGCCCGGATGGGATGAATGCGTTGCCTATACTGTGCCATTGATCAACGACATGCACACAAGAATCTGCGTTCCCACAGAATTCTCACcaactcaataa
- the LOC134830952 gene encoding protein NipSnap isoform X2, with the protein MSQLTRNLTKSFNLYQRAFSTSSVCQARDQGWLNNLFVRKIEPTKESHSSKLSDKEIIYELHTHNVRSDSMDKYLANYKQTVDFVRSQEATANCELVGSWSVTVGDLDQCVHLYKYTGGFERVDNFHNNVWTHPDYKKLAKERGNMLRARHLQYLLAFSFWPEITPRAGKNIYEIRSYKLQPGTMIEWSNNWARAIKHRAENDGPFAGFFSQIGRLYNVHHIWCYPSLQARKETRESAWKMPGWDECVAYTVPLINDMHTRICVPTEFSPTQ; encoded by the exons ATGTCACAATTAACGCGTAATTTGACGAAATCTTTCAATTTGTATCAGAG GGCATTTTCGACGTCTAGCGTGTGCCAGGCGAGGGACCAAGGATGGCTGAACAATTTATTTGTGCGAAAAATCGAGCCGACAAAGGAAAGTCACTCGAGCAAGTTGTCCGACAAAGAAATCATTTATGAATTGCATACGCATAACGTACGTTCCGACTCTATGGACAAATATTTGGCGAAtta taaacaaACTGTGGATTTTGTGAGATCGCAAGAAGCAACGGCAAATTGTGAGTTGGTTGGTTCGTGGTCCGTGACGGTTGGCGACTTGGATCAATGTGTGCATCTGTACAAGTACACGGGAGGCTTTGAGCGCGTCGATAATTTCCATAATAATGTGTGGACACATCCGGATTACAAGAAATTGGCGAAGGAACGTGGAAATATGTTGCGTGCGCGTCACTTGCAATATTTGTTGGCGTTCAGTTTTTGGCCGGAAATTACTCCGCGTgccggaaaaaatatttatgagattCGTTCGTACAAGTTGCAACCGGGAACGA tGATCGAATGGAGCAACAACTGGGCTCGCGCCATCAAGCATCGCGCAGAAAATGACGGACCCTTCGCTGGATTCTTCTCCCAAATTGGTCGCTTGTACAACGTTCATCACATTTGGTGCTATCCAAGCTTACAAGCGCGCAAGGAAACTCGTGAATCCGCCTGGAAAATGCCCGGATGGGATGAATGCGTTGCCTATACTGTGCCATTGATCAACGACATGCACACAAGAATCTGCGTTCCCACAGAATTCTCACcaactcaataa
- the LOC134838244 gene encoding LOW QUALITY PROTEIN: mitochondrial import inner membrane translocase subunit Tim22 (The sequence of the model RefSeq protein was modified relative to this genomic sequence to represent the inferred CDS: deleted 2 bases in 1 codon) — translation MSMFPVPPGAHEPEPKRDFTFFEKKELDDLAKHFIGNNQRFRENIILPQTLIQYKIKTNEEKMVDAAFESCTFKSMMSCVVGYGLGAAIGLFSSSVSPNMADPHALEKSKSVGTEILREMRGSMHSYGKNFAVIGMVFSAIECVIESKRGVTDWKNGTYAGGVTGGLIGLRAGVKAGLFGAAGFAAFSTVIDYYMRHR, via the exons ATGTCTATGTTCCCTGTTCCTCCGGGAGCTCACGAACCAGAGCCGAAACGTGACTTTACGTTCTTCGAAAAGAAAGAATTGGACGATTTAGCGAAGCATTTTATTGGAAACAATCAACG atttcgtGAGAATATAATCCTCCCACAGACACTAATTCAGTACAAAATCAAGACAAATGAGGAGAAAATGGTTGATGCTGCCTTTGAATCGTGCACTTTCAAGTCCATGATGAGTTGCGTCGTTGGTTATGGGCTTGGAGCGGCAATTGGATTGTTCTCGTCTTCCGTGAGTCCGAATATGGCAGATCCGCACGCACTTGAGAAG AGCAAATCAGTCGGCACGGAGATTTTACGCGAAATGAGAGGTTCCATGCATTCGTACGGCAAAAATTTCGCCGTTATTGGTATGGTTTTTTCGGCGATCGAGTGTGTCATTGAATcg aaacGAGGCGTGACGGATTGGAAAAATGGAACGTACGCCGGCGGAGTGACGGGAGGATTGATTGGCTTGCGAGCTGGCGTGAAAGCGGGACTCTTTGGAGCAGCAGGCTTTGCAGCATTCTCAACCGTGATCGATTATTACATGAGACATCGATGA
- the LOC134836602 gene encoding uncharacterized protein LOC134836602: protein MNRLINKSLLRHYSSLKNTKFNKFLDIKPEIYDALYSNKKPIVALESTIITHGMPYPDNLRTAVEVEEIVRKQNAIPATIALLDGKIKVGLDKNDLEKLANPSDGKKNVKVSRRDLAFALHNKRNGGTTVAGTLIVCNMVGIKVFATGGIGGVHRNVEKTLDISADLQELARSSGTAVVCSGVKSILDIPRTMEFLETQGVFVGAFGTDEFPAFFTRKSGVKAPYSLKNSLEAANILQTNGELGLNGMLIAVPIPEEFSMDEVYIDGVIREALKAADQQGIQGKEVTPFILQALNEATKGKSLKSNIALIKNNAKVAAEIAVKYHELNSNDIKRANYCSDSSESGRTDKKFENSPVIIGGSNIDTCIKILDDDMKLDGATYSAKSSICCGGVGRNLAEGVGKIYGSSTFISAIGDDQNGSHIKSVLEPVCNTEFSTEKDFPTANATVLFNKDGDCKLVTLDMAVHRCITPELIQKNKNLIKNSPLTVFDANLSIETIEEILKLAREFKKPAFFEPTDLRLSHKPFLRKPELCSQIKFATPNLDELRNMAKFLGFEISQKSSNLENRQEILKEVKFLAEFMSKKIENLIITLGSLGVVVARHGSSDSPFFENHQYLDKKSELTLRYYPSEEISNVVNVSGAGDSFSSGFIAGMIEGLPENVCVSIGFEAAKKALLSKNAVAGSYFDRNHKCWSTSATYENL from the exons ATGAACCGCTTAATAAACAAATCTCTTCTTCGTCACTATTCTTCGctaaaaaacacgaaattcaacaaatttctcgACATCAAACCCGAAATCTACGATGCTCTGTACTCCAATAAGAAACCAATTGTTGCCCTTGAATCGACAATTATCACACATGGCATGCCTTACCCTGATAATTTACGCACCGCCGTCGAAGTTGAGGAAATTGTGCGAAAACAAAACGCAATTCCAGCCACAATCGCGTTGCTCGATGGAAAAATCAAAGTCGGTTTGGACAAAAATGACTTggaaaaattagcaaatccCTCAGATggaaagaaaaatgtcaaagtttCACGAAGAGACTTGGCGTTCGCACTTCACAACAAGCGAAATGGAGGCACAACTGTCGCCGGAACACTGATAGTTTGCAACATGGTCGGCATAAAAGTCTTCGCAACCGGCGGAATTGGCGGCGTTCACAGAAATGTCGAAAAAACGCTCGATATCTCGGCGGATTTACAAGAACTCGCTCGTTCGTCGGGCACTGCTGTCGTTTGTAGCGGCGTCAAATCCATTCTTGATATTCCGCGGACGATGGAATTTCTCGAGACGCAGGGAGTTTTCGTCGGCGCATTCGGAACTGATGAATTTCCTGCcttttttacgagaaaaagtGGCGTTAAAGCTCCGTACagcttgaaaaattcattggaAGCAGCGAATATTTTGCAAACAAACGGAGAATTGGGACTCAATGGCATGTTGATCGCTGTTCCAATTCCGGAAGAATTTTCAATGGATGAAGTTTATATCGATGGCGTGATAAGAGAAGCACTCAAAGCAGCGGATCAGCAAGGAATTCAAGGAAAAGAAGTCACGCCGTTCATTTTGCAGGCACTTAATGAAGCTACGAAGGGAAAAAGTTTGAAGTCGAATATTGCGCTGatcaaaaataatgcaaaagtTGCGGCGGAAATTGCAGTCAAGTATCATGAATTGAACTcaaatgatataaaaagaGCAAATTATTGTTCAGACTCTTCAGAATCAGGAAGAACGGATAAAAAAttcg AAAACTCTCCTGTAATAATTGGCGGCAGTAACATCGACACATGCATAAAAATCCTCGACGACGACATGAAATTGGATGGAGCAACGTACAGTGCCAAATCCAGCATTTGTTGCGGCGGCGTAGGACGAAATTTAGCAGAAGGCGTCGGAAAAATCTACGGATCTTCAACTTTCATCTCCGCAATTGGCGACGATCAGAATGGCTCTCACATCAAATCTGTCCTTGAACCCGTTTGCAACACGGAATTTTCCACAGAAAAAGATTTTCCAACAGCAAATGCGACAGTTTTGTTCAACAAAGACGGCGATTGTAAATTAGTGACGTTAGACATGGCGGTTCATCGATGCATAACTCCCgaattaattcaaaagaacaaaaatctgATCAAAAATTCACCTTTGACAGTTTTTGACGCGAATTTATCTATCGAAACAATTGAAGAAATTCTAAAACTCGCACGAGAATTCAAAAAACCCGCATTTTTTGAACCAACGGACTTACGATTGTCACACAAACCGTTCCTGAGGAAGCCCGAACTTTGTAGCCAAATTAAATTTGCGACACCGAATTTGGATGAATTACGAAATATGGCGAAATTTTTGGGTTTTGAAATTTCCCAAAAGTCATCAAATCTCGAAAATCGTCAAGAAATCTTAAAAGAAGTGAAATTCCTCGCGGAATTCAtgtccaaaaaaattgaaaatttgataattactCTCGGATCGTTAGGAGTTGTCGTTGCAAGGCATGGCTCTTCAGACTCACCATTCTTCGAAAATCATCAATATTTGGACAAAAAATCCGAATTAACCTTAAGATATTATCCAAGTGAAGAAATTTCGAATGTTGTGAACGTTTCAGGGGCAGGCGACAGTTTCTCGAGTGGATTCATCGCTGGGATGATCGAAGGATTGCCGGAAAATGTTTGTGTGTCGATCGGATTTGAAGCGGCGAAGAAGGCTTTGTTGTCCAAAAATGCCGTTGCTGGTTCGTATTTTGATAGAAATCATAAATGTTGGAGCACGAGTGCGACTTACGAGAATTTATAG